The window TGCGCGCCGCCCGAACTTCGACGCGAAGTTCGTGTTCGCGAAGCCGGACTGTTCGGCAGTCGCGAGCTGCGGGAACCGCTCCGGAAAAGCCGCCCAGTCGAAGTTGCCGCTGTCGACGATGAGCCCGGCGATGGCGCTGCCGTGCCCGGCCAGGTACTTCGTCGCCGAGTGCACGACGATGTCCGCACCGTGCTCGATCGGTCGGACCAGGTACGGCGTCGCGATGGTGTTGTCGACGATGAGCGGGACACCGGCCTCGTGCGCGACCCCGGCGACCCCGGCGAAGTCCAGGACGTCGCCGCGCGGGTTCGGGATGGACTCGCCGAAGAACGCCTTCGTCTCCGGTCGCACCGCCGCCGCCCACTCGTCCAGGTCGGTGGGGTCCTGCACGAAGGTGAACGCGATCCCGAGGTCACGCAGCGTCGACGCGAACAGCGTGTACGTCGCGCCGTACAGCGAGGCGCTCGACACGACGTGGTCGCCCGCGCGGGCGACGCCGAGCACGGCGAGTGACGTCGCCGCCTGTCCGGACGCCAGCGCCAACGCACCGACGCCACCCTCGAGGTCGGTGATCCGACGCTCGAGCGCGGCCGCCGACGGGTTGTTCACCCGCGAGTACGTGTGCCCCGGGGCGTTGAGCATGAACCGGTCCGCCGCGTCCTCACCGGACGGGTAGACGAAGGCCGCGGTCTGGGCGATCGGCGGGACGTTGCCACCGAACCCCGGGTCGGCCTTGAAGCCGGCGCGGATCTGCCGGGTCTCGAACGCCCAGCCGTCCTCGGTGCTGCTCGCGGCGCTGCCCATCAGACGACCGCCTCGGACGGCGCGGCCACCGACGGGCGGACGAGCGGGATGACCTGTTCGCCGAAGCGGTCCATCTCCTCGAGCTGCGGCGAGAACTGCAGCAGCAGTGTGTCCACCCCGGCGTCCTCGAACTCCTTGATCCGGGCAGCGACCTGCGCAGGCGTGCCGACGAACCCGGGGCGCAGACCGCGGTTCGACACCGAGTAGTCCTCGAGCGAGGGGACGTGCTCGAGCTGCGACTTCGAGATGAAGTCCTGGTACGACTCGTACGCGTTGCCGTGCTGCACGTCGGTGATCCGCGCGAGCTCGGCCTGTGCCTCCTCCTCGGTCTCGCGGACGATGACGTAGGCGGCCATGCCGAACGCCTCGAACGGCGGCAGCCCGGCGTCGACGCGGCGCTGTTTCATCTCGGCAATCTTCGTGCGGAGTTCTTCGACCGTGCCGCCGTGGGTGACGTAGGCGTCGGCGTACCCGGTGATCGCGGCCTTGCCCGCCTCGCTCTCGCCACCGGCGTAGATACGCGGCGTCACGCGGGGCTTCGGCTCGAGGTGGGCGTTCTGGACGTCGTAGTACTCACCCGAGAACGAGTACGGGGTCTCCCGCCACATCCCCTTCATGACCTCGACGAACTCCGCGGTCCGCTTGTACCGGTCGTCGTGCTCCGAGAAGATGCCGCCGTACTGCTTGGCCTCTTCCGCCCACCACGCGCTCACCACGTTGAACGTGAAGCGGCCGCACGAGATGTCGTCGATCGTCGCCGCCTGCTTGGCAGTCACCGCCGGCAGGTGGTAGCCGGGACGCATGGCCGCCATGATCTCGAGGCGCTCGGTCGTCGCCGCGATGGCCGCCGCGAGCGACCAGGCCTCGAGCGACGGCGCGGCCGTGCCCTTGATGTCGTTGAGGTTGAGCTCCGGCACGAGCGTCAGGTCGAAGCCGATCCGCTCGGCGCGCTGCGCCAGGCGCTTCACGTAGTCGAAGGTGACCGGCATGTTCTCGTTGTCGACGTTGCGCAGCCAGCCGCCGAAGAGCGGGGTCCAGTATCCGAATCGCACGGGGTGAGTTCCTTGGGGAGGTGGGGAGGGTCGGACTGGAGGCGCGGGGCGGGCCCGCACCGCGCCTCCAGTCCGGTGGATCTTGCGTTCTCAGGCCGTGAGCTGCGCCGCGTACTGCGTCTCCAGCAGGCCACCGAGGTACCGCGCGATGGAGCGCGGGCCGGAGGCCGGCGCGGTCTCCTCGACGGCGGGGTTGTAGTTCGTGTTCGTGTTGATGTCGTAGACGACCGTGCGACCGTCCGTCGTCTCCATGAACTCGACGCCCGCGATCTGGATCCGCTGCTCGGCGAGGAACCCGCGGAGCTGCTGGACGAGCGGGTGCTCGGCGGTGACCTCCGTGCGGACGCTGAACGCGCTCGGCTGGTCGGCTCCCGGTACGTCGCAGACGGCACCCGCGATGACCTGCGGGACCTCGCACGCGTCGGCGGGGCAGAGCTCGAAGCTGCCGGCGCTGGTGTCGACGCGGACGGCGTAGACGAACTCGCCGCCGACGAACTCGACGCGGGTGATGAAGGGCTCACGGGCGGTCAAGAACTCCTGCAGCAGCGTGATGCCGTCGACCGGGGCCTCGAACTCGGGGCTGTCGACGTAGGCGTCGAACTCGGCGAGCGAGTCGAACCGCCGGACGCCCAGGCCCTTGCCGCCCTGGTTGTGCTTCGTGATGAACGGGACGTCCTGGCCGTTCGTGAAGGTGCGGGCGGCCTGTTTGAGCGTCGTCGTGCCGAACACGGCGGTGGTGCGGGGCACGTCGAACCCGGCCTGCTGCAGGAGCCCGTGCTGGGCCACCTTGGAGACCTCGAGCTCGAGCACGTGGCTGCCGCCGACGACCTGGCGGCCCGCCCGCTCGAGCCAGCCGAGGACCGCGCGGGTGTACTCCTTGCTGTGCTCGTGGCCGCGGGTGTGGCTCGACGCCGACATCCGTGACCAGTAGACGCCCGGCTCCGGCTCGGCACCGAGGTCGATCTGTCCCTCGGTCAGCAGGATCTCCTGCACCGGGACACCCTCGGCCTCGAAGGCGGCGGCGAGCGGCGGGAACCACTCGGGGTTCTCGTGGATGACGTACACGCGGGGAGTGCTCACAGGCCCACCCTAGGCACGGTATACCGCACGCGGCCAAGTGTGTGACGCGGGGTTGCTTCGCGGGAGGGTGCGGGTCGCACGGTGCGCGCTTGTCCGGCAGGTGCGAGGTTGATCGCTCGGTGGCGGGATGAAGCGCGGCACCGAGCGGTCAACGGCGCACGAGATCATCAGCCTCGCACCGTGCGGGCTCGACCAACCTCGCACGAGCTGAACGGACCCGCACCGTGCGCCGCGTCAGCCGGCGAAGGTCTGCTGTCCGACGACGCCGAGCAGCTCGAGCTTCTGCGCGTCCTCGGAACCTGCGGGCGCGGTGAACAACAGCAGTGCCTGCGCCTGGTCGTCGGTGTGCAGCACCTGGCAGTCGACGGTGATCCGGCCGAGCTGGGGCTGCACGATCGTCTTGTTGTCGGACCAGCGAGTGGCCACCTCGTGCTTCGCCCAGAGCTCGCGGAACTCGGGGCTGCGGGTCTGCAGCTCGGCGATCAGTTCGGTGGCCCGGCGGTCCCCCGGTCCAGCGAGCCCCACCGCCGCCCGCAGCGACGCCACCACGACCCGGGCCAGTCGTTCGTGTTGCTCCGGCGCGTACTTCGCGAGCTCGTCCCCGGTCACGAACCACCGCCACGCCTGGTAGCGCTCGTTGCCGGGCAGGCTGACGGACGACCCGAGCAGTGCCGCGGCGAGCCGGTTCTCGACCAGCGTCTCGCCCAGGTGACTGACCACGATCGCGGGGGTGTCCTCGAGCCGGTCGAGCACCCGCAGGATCGCGGGGTCGACGTGGTCGGCGCGGTGCATCCGGGTCGGGGCGTTCTGCCCCGCGAGGTGGAACAGGTGGTCGCGCTCGTCGAGACTGCAGCGCAGCGCCCGGGCGATCGCGGCGATCATCTGCTCCGACGGCTGCGGGCCGCGCTGCTGTTCCAGACGCGTGTAGTAGTCGACCGACATGCCCGCGAGCGCAGCGACTTCTTCGCGCCGGAGACCAGGCGTCCGGCGTCGCGGCCCCTGCCCGAGGCCGACGTCCTCGGGGCGCAGCAGTTCGCGGCGACGGCGGAGGAAGTCGGCGAGTGCAGCGCGGTCCATGATCCCGATTGTCGTCCGGTTCCCGCCGCCGTGCCAGGGATCGCCGATCCCCCGATGACCGAGGTCTGGATGGTTCGGCGACGACGGCGCATGGTGGTGGACATGGACATCACGAACTCCACCGTCTTCATCCCCGGCGCGACCTCGGGCATCGGCCTCGCCCTGGCCCAGCGCCTGCAGGCCGCCGGCAGCACCGTCGTCATCGGCGGCCGTCGCCAGTCGCTCCTCGACTCCCTCGCCGCCGAGCACGGCTTCGGCACCGTGCAGATCGACGTCGCCGACGCGTCGTCGATCGAGACCGCCGCCGCCTCGGTGCTCGAGGCGTACCCGTCGCTCGATGCCCTCATCACCATGTCCGGGATCATGCGCGACGAAGACCTCCGCGACCCCGCGCACATCCACGACGCCCTCGAGCTCGTCCAGACGAACCTGGTCGGCACGATCCGGCTCGTCGACGCGTTCCTGCCGCACCTGCTCGCACAGCCCTCGGCCACCCTGATGACGGTCACGTCCGGGCTCGCGTTCGTCCCGCTCACCGCGTCGCCGACCTACAGCGCGACGAAGGCAGCCGTGCACGCCTACACGCAGGCCCTCCGTCAGCAGCTGGTCGGTTCGTCGCTCGAGGTGCTCGAACTCGCCCCGCCGGCCGTGATGACCGACCTGATGGGCGGCGCCGACTTCGGTGGGATGCCGCTCGACGCCTTCGCCGACGAGGTCATGGCCCTCATCGAGTCCGGCGCCGCCCCGGAGATCCTGGTGCAGAACGTGCACCCGCTGCGCTTCGCCGAACGCAACGGCAACCACCAGCAGATCCTCGAGATGATGGCGTCCCGCGAGCACTGACCCGGGCGACACCTGGAACGGTACGAGGGGCGCGTCAGTCGTCAGTGCCGTCGGCCTGCTCGCCACGGCGACGGGCGAGCCGGTCGAGGGCACGGCGCGCGAGCGGCAGCGCCGAGGCGATCACCGCGCTGTACAACGCCGAGTCGAGGGGCTTGTGGTGCAGGCGTGTCACCGCCCAGGCTGCGGTGAACGCGGTCACGGCCAGTGCTCCCTCGGCCACTCGACCCGAACGGTCGAGGCGCGGCGGCGGGCGGAAGTCGTCGTCGTCATCGCGATCGCCCGGATCGTCGCGGAAGGCCGAGACCGCGACCCCGAACACGGGGAACGCGACCCCGAGCAGCACTCCCGCCCATGCCGCGTCGTTCTGCAGGTCTCGCACGACAGCGGGCACGGCGAAGAACTCGATGACGAGCCCGCCGAGCACGGCGACGATCGCGAGCCACTGGGAGAGGGTGATGCGACGCACCCGTTGATCGTATGGGTGAGACGACCGTGCGCGCGGTCCCCCGTTCGCGGCGTCGGAGGCCGCCGCGCCGCGTCGTGGCGATCAGCCGCCTCCGGCCCCGCGGTGTGTCGGCTACTCCGCAGCCGCGAGGACCGTCCGACCGAGCCGCACGAAGTCGTCGACACCGATCGCCTCGCCCCGTGCCGTCGGGTCGATGCCCGCCGCCGTCAGGACCTCGGAGGCGTGGGCGCTGCCGCCGAGCACACCCGACAGGCTCTGCCGCAGCATCTTCCGCCGCTGCTGGAACGCCGCGTCCACCAGGGTGAACACCCGCGACCGCAGCCGATCGTCGCCCGGGGGCTCGTGCCGGTCGAACGCCACCAGCACGCTGTCGACGTTCGGCACGGGCCAGAAGACCTGACGGCTGACGAGCCCGGCGGTGCTCCACGAGCCGTACCACGCGGCCTTGACGCTCGGCGAACCGTAGACCTTGCTGCCCGGGCCGGCCGCGAGCCGGTACCCGACCTCGGCCTGCACCATCACGAGCGACCGCTCGATCGAGGGGAAGGTCGCGAGCAGGTGCAGCAGCACGGGCACCGAGATGTTGTAGGGCAGGTTCGCGACGAGGTGGGTCGGCTCGGTGTCGAGGTCCGATGCGGCGACGGTCATCGCGTCCTGCTGCACGACCGTCAGCGACGCCGCCGGCTGCAGCGCACTGACCGTCGACGGCAACTTCGCCGCGAGCCGCTTGTCGATCTCGACCGCGGTGACGGGCGCCCCGGTCTCGGTGAGCCCGAGCGTCAGGGAGCCGAGGCCGGGCCCGATCTCGAGCACCTGGGACGAGG of the Curtobacterium sp. TC1 genome contains:
- a CDS encoding O-acetylhomoserine aminocarboxypropyltransferase/cysteine synthase family protein, with product MGSAASSTEDGWAFETRQIRAGFKADPGFGGNVPPIAQTAAFVYPSGEDAADRFMLNAPGHTYSRVNNPSAAALERRITDLEGGVGALALASGQAATSLAVLGVARAGDHVVSSASLYGATYTLFASTLRDLGIAFTFVQDPTDLDEWAAAVRPETKAFFGESIPNPRGDVLDFAGVAGVAHEAGVPLIVDNTIATPYLVRPIEHGADIVVHSATKYLAGHGSAIAGLIVDSGNFDWAAFPERFPQLATAEQSGFANTNFASKFGRRAFIQRTRSKLSADLGPAIAPFNAFLVLQGIQTLSLRMERHVSNAAAVASWLDAHDQVLGVHYAGLPSSPWHHLQQRYVPKGPSAVLAFDLDGGVDAGRRFVAALELFDHVSNIGDVRSLVVHPASTTHVQMTSSERAAAGVGDGLIRLSIGLEHIDDVLADLARGFAAAAAG
- a CDS encoding LLM class flavin-dependent oxidoreductase — translated: MRFGYWTPLFGGWLRNVDNENMPVTFDYVKRLAQRAERIGFDLTLVPELNLNDIKGTAAPSLEAWSLAAAIAATTERLEIMAAMRPGYHLPAVTAKQAATIDDISCGRFTFNVVSAWWAEEAKQYGGIFSEHDDRYKRTAEFVEVMKGMWRETPYSFSGEYYDVQNAHLEPKPRVTPRIYAGGESEAGKAAITGYADAYVTHGGTVEELRTKIAEMKQRRVDAGLPPFEAFGMAAYVIVRETEEEAQAELARITDVQHGNAYESYQDFISKSQLEHVPSLEDYSVSNRGLRPGFVGTPAQVAARIKEFEDAGVDTLLLQFSPQLEEMDRFGEQVIPLVRPSVAAPSEAVV
- a CDS encoding RimK family alpha-L-glutamate ligase → MSTPRVYVIHENPEWFPPLAAAFEAEGVPVQEILLTEGQIDLGAEPEPGVYWSRMSASSHTRGHEHSKEYTRAVLGWLERAGRQVVGGSHVLELEVSKVAQHGLLQQAGFDVPRTTAVFGTTTLKQAARTFTNGQDVPFITKHNQGGKGLGVRRFDSLAEFDAYVDSPEFEAPVDGITLLQEFLTAREPFITRVEFVGGEFVYAVRVDTSAGSFELCPADACEVPQVIAGAVCDVPGADQPSAFSVRTEVTAEHPLVQQLRGFLAEQRIQIAGVEFMETTDGRTVVYDINTNTNYNPAVEETAPASGPRSIARYLGGLLETQYAAQLTA
- a CDS encoding helix-turn-helix transcriptional regulator; this translates as MDRAALADFLRRRRELLRPEDVGLGQGPRRRTPGLRREEVAALAGMSVDYYTRLEQQRGPQPSEQMIAAIARALRCSLDERDHLFHLAGQNAPTRMHRADHVDPAILRVLDRLEDTPAIVVSHLGETLVENRLAAALLGSSVSLPGNERYQAWRWFVTGDELAKYAPEQHERLARVVVASLRAAVGLAGPGDRRATELIAELQTRSPEFRELWAKHEVATRWSDNKTIVQPQLGRITVDCQVLHTDDQAQALLLFTAPAGSEDAQKLELLGVVGQQTFAG
- a CDS encoding SDR family oxidoreductase translates to MDITNSTVFIPGATSGIGLALAQRLQAAGSTVVIGGRRQSLLDSLAAEHGFGTVQIDVADASSIETAAASVLEAYPSLDALITMSGIMRDEDLRDPAHIHDALELVQTNLVGTIRLVDAFLPHLLAQPSATLMTVTSGLAFVPLTASPTYSATKAAVHAYTQALRQQLVGSSLEVLELAPPAVMTDLMGGADFGGMPLDAFADEVMALIESGAAPEILVQNVHPLRFAERNGNHQQILEMMASREH
- the rsmA gene encoding 16S rRNA (adenine(1518)-N(6)/adenine(1519)-N(6))-dimethyltransferase RsmA produces the protein MGALLGPAEIRELAAELDVTPTKKLGQNFVHDANTVRRIVSVAGVTPSSQVLEIGPGLGSLTLGLTETGAPVTAVEIDKRLAAKLPSTVSALQPAASLTVVQQDAMTVAASDLDTEPTHLVANLPYNISVPVLLHLLATFPSIERSLVMVQAEVGYRLAAGPGSKVYGSPSVKAAWYGSWSTAGLVSRQVFWPVPNVDSVLVAFDRHEPPGDDRLRSRVFTLVDAAFQQRRKMLRQSLSGVLGGSAHASEVLTAAGIDPTARGEAIGVDDFVRLGRTVLAAAE